The Thermosynechococcus sp. genome has a segment encoding these proteins:
- a CDS encoding GuaB3 family IMP dehydrogenase-related protein: protein MTIQLGGHRTARRAYGIDEIALVPGNRTLDPQLVDTRWRIGAIEREIPIIASAMDGVVDVTMAVKLSQMGALGVLNLEGIQTRYEDPAPILERIASVSVDEFVPLMQQLYAQPIQPQLIEKRIQEIKSQGGIAAVSLTPAGASRFGDVVAAAGADLLFVQATVVSPAHLAPAGTDPLDLAAFCERMPMPVILGNCVTYEVALSLMHCGAAAILVGIGPGAACTSRGVLGVGVPQVTAIADCAAARDAYFEQTQRYVPVIADGGLVTGGDVCKCIACGADAVMMGSPFARAKEAPGRGYHWGMATPSPVLPRGTRIHVGTTGTLEQILRGPAQLDDGTHNFLGALQTSMGTLGAKDLREMQQVEIVIAPSLLTEGKVYQKAQKLGMGR, encoded by the coding sequence ATGACAATTCAACTAGGGGGACATCGCACCGCCCGCCGCGCCTACGGTATTGATGAAATTGCCCTTGTCCCCGGCAACCGCACCCTTGATCCTCAATTGGTGGATACCCGCTGGCGCATTGGTGCCATTGAACGGGAAATTCCGATTATTGCCAGTGCCATGGATGGGGTCGTGGATGTTACGATGGCCGTCAAACTCAGCCAAATGGGGGCACTGGGCGTCCTCAATCTTGAGGGGATTCAAACCCGCTATGAAGATCCCGCACCGATTCTCGAACGCATTGCCAGCGTCAGTGTGGATGAATTTGTGCCCCTGATGCAGCAGTTGTATGCCCAGCCAATTCAACCCCAGCTCATTGAAAAACGCATTCAAGAAATCAAATCCCAAGGGGGGATTGCGGCCGTCAGTTTAACCCCAGCGGGGGCCAGTCGTTTCGGTGATGTGGTGGCAGCGGCAGGGGCGGATTTGCTCTTTGTGCAAGCAACCGTTGTCTCACCGGCTCACCTTGCGCCTGCGGGGACAGATCCCCTAGACTTGGCTGCCTTTTGTGAGCGGATGCCGATGCCCGTTATTTTGGGGAACTGCGTCACCTATGAGGTGGCCCTCAGTCTTATGCACTGTGGCGCGGCGGCAATTCTGGTGGGCATTGGTCCAGGGGCGGCCTGTACCTCCCGTGGGGTGCTTGGAGTGGGCGTGCCTCAAGTGACGGCGATCGCCGACTGCGCAGCGGCACGGGATGCCTATTTTGAACAGACGCAGCGCTATGTGCCTGTGATTGCCGATGGCGGCCTTGTCACCGGTGGCGACGTCTGCAAATGTATTGCCTGCGGCGCAGATGCAGTGATGATGGGGTCGCCCTTTGCCCGTGCTAAAGAAGCCCCTGGTCGCGGTTATCACTGGGGTATGGCCACGCCTAGTCCTGTCCTGCCTCGGGGGACGCGCATTCATGTGGGCACCACAGGTACCCTTGAGCAGATTCTCCGGGGACCCGCCCAGTTGGACGATGGCACCCACAACTTCCTGGGGGCCCTGCAAACCAGTATGGGGACCCTTGGGGCCAAGGATCTGCGGGAAATGCAGCAGGTGGAGATTGTCATTGCTCCTTCCCTCCTCACGGAAGGTAAGGTCTATCAAAAAGCGCAAAAACTAGGGATGGGTCGCTAG
- the purQ gene encoding phosphoribosylformylglycinamidine synthase subunit PurQ, translating into MSHGLNVGIVVFPGSNCDRDVAYVTSEILQWPTQLLWHEETDLRDYDLIVLPGGFSFGDYLRCGAIARFSPIMAAVKDHAAAGKWVLGICNGFQILTEAKLLPGALVRNRDLHFICDRVHLRLEAKERPWLQAYGDKTVIRLPIAHGEGCYYADPATLAELEANRQVLFRYADAQGNVTPESNPNGSLNNIAGICNAAGNVVGMMPHPERAADPALINSPSDHTLEGLQLFQSLLGAPVCC; encoded by the coding sequence GTGAGTCATGGCCTAAACGTAGGGATTGTCGTTTTTCCCGGATCTAATTGCGATCGCGATGTGGCCTACGTCACCAGTGAAATTCTCCAGTGGCCCACGCAACTGCTGTGGCACGAGGAGACCGATCTGCGGGATTACGATTTGATTGTGCTGCCGGGGGGCTTTAGTTTTGGCGATTATTTGCGCTGTGGAGCGATCGCCCGCTTCTCACCGATCATGGCTGCCGTCAAAGACCATGCCGCCGCTGGCAAGTGGGTTCTAGGCATTTGTAATGGCTTTCAAATCCTGACGGAGGCAAAACTGCTGCCGGGTGCCCTAGTGCGCAATCGGGACTTGCACTTTATTTGCGATCGCGTCCATTTGCGCTTAGAAGCCAAAGAGCGGCCATGGCTGCAGGCCTATGGCGATAAAACCGTGATTCGCTTGCCCATTGCCCATGGTGAAGGCTGCTACTATGCCGATCCCGCCACCCTCGCCGAACTGGAAGCCAACCGCCAGGTCCTCTTTCGCTATGCCGATGCCCAGGGGAATGTCACCCCCGAAAGTAATCCCAATGGCTCCCTGAATAATATTGCCGGTATTTGCAATGCGGCCGGCAATGTTGTGGGCATGATGCCCCACCCTGAGCGGGCGGCTGACCCTGCCTTGATCAACTCCCCCAGTGACCATACCCTGGAGGGCCTACAATTGTTTCAGTCACTGCTAGGGGCCCCTGTCTGTTGCTAG
- a CDS encoding SPFH domain-containing protein produces MNELFALLSFLGFGTWGVASSVRIVNQGNMALVERLGSYHRRLEPGLNFILPIFERVAFEETIREKVLDIPPQQCITRDNVTITVDAVVYWRIIDMERAYYRVENLKMAMVNLVQTQIRAEMGKLELDETFTARTQVNETLLRDLDIATDPWGVKVTRVELRDIAPSQAVQESMELQMSAERKKRAAILTSEGEREAAINSARGKAEAQVLAAEAEQKAAILAAEAEQKVVVLRAQAERQDQILRAQGTAEAMKIIAAALHEDPKTKEALQFLLAQSYLDMGRTIGHSDSSKVLFIDPSSIPATIEGVKSLIEQSPREV; encoded by the coding sequence ATGAATGAGCTCTTTGCTTTGCTGTCTTTCTTGGGGTTTGGGACCTGGGGTGTCGCTAGCTCTGTGCGGATTGTCAATCAGGGCAATATGGCGCTGGTGGAGCGGTTGGGCAGCTATCACCGTCGCTTGGAACCGGGGTTGAATTTTATATTGCCAATCTTTGAGCGCGTGGCCTTTGAGGAAACGATTCGGGAAAAGGTCCTAGATATTCCGCCGCAGCAGTGTATCACCCGTGACAATGTAACGATTACCGTGGATGCCGTCGTTTACTGGCGGATTATTGATATGGAGCGCGCCTACTATAGGGTGGAAAACCTGAAAATGGCGATGGTGAATTTGGTGCAAACGCAGATTCGGGCAGAAATGGGGAAGCTAGAACTGGATGAAACTTTTACCGCCCGTACCCAAGTGAATGAGACCCTGCTACGGGATCTTGATATTGCTACAGATCCGTGGGGCGTGAAGGTGACCCGTGTGGAACTGCGGGATATTGCCCCCTCGCAGGCAGTCCAAGAGTCGATGGAGCTGCAAATGTCTGCGGAGCGCAAAAAACGCGCTGCTATTCTCACCTCCGAAGGGGAACGGGAAGCGGCCATCAACTCTGCTCGGGGTAAAGCAGAAGCTCAAGTGTTAGCCGCCGAGGCAGAACAAAAAGCCGCCATTCTGGCAGCGGAAGCAGAACAAAAAGTGGTCGTGTTGCGTGCCCAAGCCGAGCGTCAAGATCAGATTTTGCGTGCCCAAGGAACTGCAGAAGCGATGAAGATTATTGCGGCAGCACTGCACGAAGATCCCAAGACGAAGGAAGCGCTCCAGTTTCTCCTTGCTCAGAGCTACTTGGATATGGGACGCACCATTGGCCACAGTGATAGCAGTAAAGTACTATTTATAGACCCCAGCAGTATCCCAGCCACGATTGAGGGGGTAAAGTCCCTAATCGAGCAGTCTCCCCGCGAGGTATAG
- a CDS encoding transposase: MAKNWTPLPPNGRGRSRLYSDWAIQFCLMIKILSRPPYRAAEGLVNSLMRLCGLNLPVLNHAHLSRQAATLEVKIPHRWRTGAIHVVVDSIGLKIFRESEW, translated from the coding sequence ATTGCCAAGAACTGGACGCCCCTTCCTCCGAACGGGCGAGGTAGGTCGAGGCTTTATTCTGACTGGGCCATTCAATTCTGTCTGATGATCAAGATTCTGTCCCGTCCGCCCTATCGTGCTGCGGAAGGGTTGGTGAACTCCCTGATGCGCCTGTGTGGGCTGAACTTGCCGGTGCTGAATCACGCTCATCTGTCGCGCCAGGCGGCCACGTTGGAAGTGAAGATTCCACATCGTTGGAGAACAGGTGCGATCCATGTCGTGGTGGACTCGATCGGTTTGAAGATTTTCCGTGAAAGTGAATGGTAA
- a CDS encoding polyribonucleotide nucleotidyltransferase, translating into MKGLEKIIPLDGRDVKVVLQKFAPQAAGSILISSGETAVLVTANRAAPREGIDFLPLVVDYEERLYAAGRIPGGFLRREGRPPEKAILIGRLIDRPLRPLFPQWLRDDLQVVATTVSLDENVPPDVLAVTGASIAVLLAQIPFNGPMAAVRVGLVGDEFVINPTYKEIERGGLDLVVAGSPDGVVMVEAGANELPEADMIEAIDFAYEVIQDLIQAQRDLLKELGIDIVRAEPPAIDPTLENFIYDRAAQPVKAILKRFEKDKNVRDAALDEVQGAIAQEIAALPEDHPVAVAAAENPKALPTLFKAVTKKLMRQQIIEEGVRVDGRRLDEVRPIWCEVGVLPERVHGSALFNRGLTQVMSVTTLGSPADAQALDDLHPEDSKRYLHHYNFPPYSVGEVKPLRSPGRREIGHGALAERALEPVLPPKEEFPYVIRVVSEVLSSDGSTSMGSVCGSTLSLMDAGVPIRKPVSGAAMGLIKEGNEVRILTDIQGIEDFLGDMDFKVAGTDSGITALQMDMKITGLPVAVIKQAIEQARPARLHILEKMLAVLDKPRPQLPPSAPRLLTLQIPPDMIGLVIGPGGKTVRGISEQYNVKVDISEEGLVTITAPNETNAKQARAAIEGLTRKLNAGDVYLGRVTRIIPIGAFVEFLPGKEGMIHISQLAEYRVGKVEDEVKIGDEIVVKIREVDSKGRINLTRLGIHPDEAEAARSSSML; encoded by the coding sequence ATGAAGGGTCTAGAAAAGATTATCCCCCTAGATGGACGGGATGTTAAGGTAGTATTGCAAAAATTTGCCCCCCAAGCCGCCGGCTCCATTCTCATTAGTTCGGGAGAAACGGCTGTACTTGTAACGGCCAATCGTGCTGCCCCCCGCGAAGGTATTGATTTTTTGCCCCTGGTTGTGGATTACGAAGAGCGCCTCTATGCCGCTGGCCGGATTCCCGGGGGTTTTTTACGGCGTGAGGGGCGCCCCCCCGAAAAAGCCATTCTCATTGGGCGTCTGATTGACCGGCCGCTGCGCCCTCTGTTTCCCCAATGGTTGCGCGATGATCTCCAAGTGGTGGCAACGACGGTTTCCCTCGATGAAAATGTTCCCCCCGATGTGTTGGCGGTAACGGGAGCCTCAATTGCCGTTCTCTTGGCACAAATTCCCTTTAATGGTCCGATGGCGGCGGTGCGCGTCGGCCTGGTGGGGGATGAGTTTGTTATCAACCCCACCTACAAAGAAATTGAGCGCGGTGGCTTGGATCTTGTCGTTGCCGGGTCCCCCGATGGTGTGGTGATGGTGGAGGCCGGTGCCAATGAACTGCCGGAAGCCGACATGATTGAGGCCATTGACTTTGCCTATGAGGTGATCCAGGACCTGATTCAAGCGCAGCGGGATCTCCTCAAGGAATTGGGCATTGACATTGTCCGCGCTGAGCCACCGGCCATTGACCCCACCTTAGAAAACTTTATCTACGATCGCGCTGCTCAACCAGTCAAAGCCATTCTCAAACGCTTTGAAAAGGACAAAAATGTCCGGGATGCGGCCCTCGACGAGGTGCAAGGGGCGATCGCCCAAGAAATTGCTGCCCTGCCCGAAGATCACCCGGTGGCTGTGGCGGCGGCGGAAAACCCCAAAGCCCTACCCACCCTCTTTAAGGCCGTCACGAAAAAGCTCATGCGGCAGCAAATTATTGAGGAAGGGGTGCGAGTGGATGGCCGCCGTCTCGATGAAGTGCGTCCTATTTGGTGTGAGGTGGGGGTTCTCCCAGAGCGGGTTCATGGCAGTGCCCTCTTTAATCGTGGCTTGACGCAGGTGATGTCCGTGACCACCCTCGGTTCGCCTGCCGATGCCCAAGCCCTGGATGATCTGCATCCTGAGGACAGCAAACGTTATCTGCACCACTACAACTTTCCTCCCTACTCCGTCGGTGAAGTCAAACCCCTGCGATCGCCGGGGCGGCGCGAAATTGGCCATGGTGCCCTTGCTGAGCGTGCCCTTGAACCCGTCCTTCCCCCCAAGGAGGAGTTTCCCTACGTGATCCGGGTGGTATCGGAGGTGCTCTCGTCCGATGGCTCGACCTCCATGGGATCCGTTTGTGGTTCCACCCTCTCCTTGATGGATGCCGGGGTACCAATCCGCAAGCCCGTCAGTGGTGCGGCCATGGGGTTGATCAAGGAGGGCAATGAGGTGCGCATCCTGACCGACATTCAGGGGATTGAAGACTTCCTTGGCGACATGGACTTCAAAGTGGCCGGCACCGATAGCGGCATCACCGCCCTGCAAATGGATATGAAAATTACCGGCTTGCCCGTTGCCGTGATTAAGCAGGCGATCGAACAGGCGCGGCCGGCGCGGCTCCATATCCTTGAGAAAATGCTAGCGGTGCTCGATAAACCCCGTCCACAACTGCCCCCCAGTGCGCCACGGCTGCTGACGTTGCAAATTCCCCCCGATATGATTGGCCTGGTCATTGGTCCAGGGGGCAAAACTGTGCGCGGTATCTCTGAGCAATACAACGTCAAGGTGGACATCAGCGAAGAGGGGCTAGTCACCATTACTGCCCCCAATGAAACCAATGCGAAGCAAGCCCGGGCTGCCATTGAGGGCCTAACGCGAAAGCTCAACGCCGGTGATGTCTATCTGGGCAGGGTGACACGGATTATTCCCATCGGTGCGTTTGTCGAGTTTCTGCCGGGCAAAGAGGGGATGATCCACATTTCCCAGTTGGCGGAGTATCGCGTCGGTAAAGTCGAAGATGAAGTGAAAATTGGCGATGAAATTGTCGTCAAAATCCGTGAGGTGGACAGCAAAGGCCGCATTAACCTCACCCGCCTTGGCATTCATCCCGACGAAGCGGAAGCTGCCCGCAGTAGCTCGATGCTCTAA
- the purS gene encoding phosphoribosylformylglycinamidine synthase subunit PurS: MAQFRAQVFVTLRPSVLDPAGVAVQAGIHHLGYTNVQSVRIGKLVELTLEARDRATAEAQLTDIADQLLANPVIETFRIELQELATAAA; the protein is encoded by the coding sequence ATGGCACAATTCCGGGCACAGGTGTTTGTGACACTGCGACCATCGGTGTTAGATCCCGCAGGAGTCGCCGTACAGGCGGGGATCCATCATCTGGGTTATACAAATGTGCAATCGGTGCGGATTGGCAAACTGGTGGAACTGACCCTAGAGGCCCGCGATCGCGCCACTGCCGAGGCACAACTCACCGACATTGCCGATCAACTGTTAGCCAATCCGGTGATTGAAACCTTTCGCATTGAATTGCAGGAGCTGGCGACTGCCGCAGCGTAG
- a CDS encoding MarC family protein has translation MEPLLSYLVGAIAALFPIVDPIGAIPIFYALTAKQSHQRRCQQAKQVALNVAAVLTVFFLMGKGILAFFGISLPVVRIAGGLIVSHTAWQMVTSQDRLTHQEQTEAADKADISLTPMAVPLLSGPGAIAMTISLSTRCHTWLEYLGAWLGILLLSTMVYLLLILGEPLSQAWGITGRGALTRLLGFFILAIAVQFIADGSLALLQPLLS, from the coding sequence ATGGAGCCACTGCTGTCTTATCTGGTGGGAGCAATTGCAGCCCTTTTTCCCATTGTTGATCCCATCGGAGCGATTCCCATTTTCTATGCCCTCACTGCCAAGCAATCTCACCAACGCCGTTGTCAGCAAGCAAAACAGGTAGCCCTCAACGTGGCGGCGGTGCTAACTGTCTTTTTCCTCATGGGAAAAGGGATTCTCGCCTTCTTTGGCATTTCTCTGCCGGTGGTACGTATTGCTGGTGGCTTGATTGTTAGCCATACCGCTTGGCAGATGGTGACATCTCAGGACCGGTTGACCCATCAGGAGCAAACGGAAGCAGCAGATAAGGCGGACATCTCCCTGACCCCCATGGCTGTTCCCCTCCTCAGCGGCCCGGGGGCGATCGCCATGACCATTAGCCTCTCTACTCGCTGTCATACCTGGCTAGAATATTTGGGGGCATGGCTGGGAATTTTGTTGCTGAGCACAATGGTTTACCTCCTTTTGATCTTGGGAGAACCCCTCAGTCAAGCCTGGGGAATTACCGGTCGGGGAGCTTTGACACGACTGTTGGGCTTTTTTATTCTAGCGATCGCCGTCCAGTTCATTGCCGACGGCAGTCTGGCGCTCCTCCAGCCCTTGTTGAGCTAG
- a CDS encoding C40 family peptidase, which yields MPIFATKGAHVYQLHQLTATVNLYDAPRGDRLATQGAAGRFLWVSALASEGTYVQLAEDEYWGWLDPEDYRHLTPATQPYQPIARDRADIEAVLEDVIAFCLAAQQVPHEYLWGGTVAPHYDCSGLIQASFASQGIWLPRDAYQQEAFATPLGSNSIAETLPQLQRGDLVFFGSCEKATHVGLYLGQGQYIHSSGKEYGRNGIGIDTLFPSEDAVSIAYQQQFRGGGRIEYSYLPLATHP from the coding sequence ATGCCAATTTTTGCAACCAAGGGTGCCCACGTTTACCAACTGCACCAACTCACGGCAACGGTGAACCTCTACGACGCCCCCAGGGGCGATCGCTTGGCAACCCAAGGGGCAGCAGGACGGTTTCTCTGGGTATCTGCTCTGGCGTCTGAAGGGACCTACGTACAACTGGCGGAAGATGAATACTGGGGCTGGTTAGATCCAGAGGATTACCGCCATCTCACACCCGCCACCCAGCCCTATCAACCCATTGCCCGCGATCGCGCCGACATCGAGGCTGTCCTTGAAGACGTTATTGCCTTTTGCTTGGCGGCACAGCAGGTCCCCCATGAGTATCTTTGGGGCGGAACCGTCGCCCCCCACTATGACTGCTCTGGCTTAATACAGGCGAGTTTTGCCAGTCAGGGCATTTGGCTACCGCGGGATGCTTATCAGCAGGAGGCCTTTGCCACCCCCCTAGGGAGCAACTCGATTGCGGAAACCCTACCCCAACTTCAGCGGGGCGATCTGGTCTTTTTCGGCAGCTGTGAAAAGGCGACCCATGTGGGCCTCTATCTGGGGCAGGGCCAGTATATCCATAGCTCTGGCAAGGAATATGGCCGCAATGGCATTGGCATTGATACCCTCTTCCCCAGTGAGGATGCCGTGAGCATTGCCTATCAGCAGCAGTTTCGCGGTGGGGGCCGCATTGAGTATAGTTATCTGCCCCTAGCGACCCATCCCTAG
- a CDS encoding UbiA family prenyltransferase, which translates to MVYLLVNLDNTLLTTDVLLELICLSFGRSLIQFFKIRSFNPAQIKGKLATCADLDITTLPYNSEVIQYIQDWKAKGGKVALITATDQLVAETIAAHLGLFDEVYGSDGQLNLKGENKARFILEHFGEQNVIYMGNSVADLPVWAVAAKAITVNASPRLRQKVEQINPNVEHLGSAKRSIQPYFKEIRPHQWVKNVLVFVPMLAGHQFNLPTFWIALVAAIAFSLTASSVYVLNDLLDLQADRAHPRKRHRPFAAGDIPLSHGIWLILILLGAGMAIATTISWSFLGLLLAYYGLTTAYSFYLKRQIVIDICLLAGLYTIRIFAGAVATGISLSVWLLAFSIFFFFCLASVKRQAELVDHYHRKQLKASGRGYHVDDLPIISMMAIGAGYVSILVLALYINSPQVQLLYTKPQVLWGICCVLLYWITRTIMLTHRGLMHYDPIVYAIKDRQSQICFLICLVCFILGGVL; encoded by the coding sequence ATGGTTTATCTTCTTGTTAATCTCGATAACACCCTACTGACAACGGATGTTCTTCTAGAATTAATCTGTTTGTCTTTTGGTAGGTCTCTAATTCAATTCTTCAAAATAAGAAGCTTCAATCCTGCTCAGATCAAAGGAAAATTAGCTACCTGTGCTGATTTAGACATTACCACATTACCCTATAACTCAGAAGTTATTCAGTATATTCAAGATTGGAAAGCCAAGGGGGGTAAGGTTGCCCTCATCACTGCCACTGATCAACTCGTTGCTGAAACGATTGCTGCCCATTTGGGGCTTTTTGATGAGGTTTATGGTTCTGATGGCCAGCTTAATTTGAAGGGAGAAAACAAGGCAAGGTTTATCCTAGAGCACTTTGGTGAGCAAAATGTTATCTACATGGGCAATTCTGTGGCTGATTTACCTGTGTGGGCAGTTGCGGCCAAAGCAATTACCGTCAATGCCTCTCCTCGGCTACGCCAAAAAGTCGAGCAAATCAATCCCAATGTGGAACATCTAGGGAGTGCAAAACGCAGCATTCAACCCTACTTCAAGGAAATTCGGCCCCATCAGTGGGTAAAAAATGTGTTGGTCTTTGTGCCGATGCTTGCAGGGCATCAGTTTAATTTGCCCACTTTTTGGATTGCGCTGGTGGCAGCAATTGCTTTTAGTCTGACGGCGTCCAGTGTCTATGTTTTAAATGATCTTTTAGATTTGCAGGCCGATCGCGCCCATCCCCGCAAGCGTCATCGTCCCTTTGCCGCTGGAGATATTCCCCTCTCCCACGGGATATGGCTGATTTTGATCCTCCTCGGCGCCGGCATGGCGATCGCCACCACCATTAGTTGGTCATTTCTGGGCCTTCTCCTTGCCTATTATGGTCTCACGACTGCCTACTCCTTTTACCTAAAGCGGCAGATAGTTATTGACATTTGCCTCCTTGCTGGCCTTTACACGATTCGCATCTTTGCAGGTGCGGTTGCCACAGGGATTTCCCTCAGTGTGTGGCTTTTGGCGTTCTCCATCTTTTTCTTCTTTTGTCTGGCAAGTGTCAAGCGGCAAGCAGAACTGGTGGATCACTATCACCGCAAACAGCTCAAGGCCAGTGGTCGAGGCTACCACGTTGACGATTTGCCGATTATTAGCATGATGGCCATTGGGGCGGGTTATGTCTCAATTTTGGTGCTGGCGCTCTATATCAACTCTCCCCAAGTGCAGCTTCTTTACACAAAACCGCAGGTACTCTGGGGCATTTGCTGTGTGCTTCTATACTGGATTACCCGAACCATCATGCTGACCCACCGCGGTTTGATGCACTATGATCCAATTGTTTATGCAATTAAAGATCGACAAAGTCAAATCTGTTTCTTGATTTGTCTGGTTTGCTTTATCCTAGGTGGAGTTTTATGA
- the glyS gene encoding glycine--tRNA ligase subunit beta translates to MPESSLHTFLLEVGTEDLPARFVSSALRQWHTLIPQTLKEQGLTGKVQVWGTPRRLAVLIEGLPPQQPDQAIEIKGPAATVAFREGEPTPALLGFLRSRQGTLEEIEIRATEKGEVVYLKQVRPGQPTPQLLTALAQQWIAALEGPRFMRWGDGDLRFSRPIRWLVLLWDEQVLPLVLESHSVSIASDRTTYGHRVLSEGAIVLNHAQDYASALEKAGVLVDPEARQQRIREQIAALAAQAGGWVDLEVPLLEEVTHLVEWPTAVLGSFEARFLALPLEVITTVLVSHQRYFPVYTDATRQALLPVFITISNGDPAATPLIRAGNERVIRARLADAEFFYRADTAQPLEHYCGKLATVTFQDELGSMADKVKRLTALARQIATALNCAAADIAAIERTACLCKADLVTQMVGEFPELQGYMGQVYARVSGEAPAVAMGIFEHYLPRFAGDRLPQSLTGQVVGLADRLDTLVSLFGLGLCPTGSSDPFALRRAANGVITILWQGEHHLNLLALLQEAAQAFCRQFAAKLSAADLEQQLRQFFSQRLRTLLQEDLGIEYDLVNAVIPEDQPELQTRALQDVVDARDRAQFLQKLRQSGDLMAIYPTVNRAARLARQGTLKTDCLNIRAVKAKHLQAPIEKEFYSALKDILPTVQQAQGQRAYGEIVRALASLAPIVSRFFDGEESVLVMAEDATLRANRLALLGLLRNCAAIIGDFGAIVQTESVPSAP, encoded by the coding sequence ATGCCTGAGTCATCACTGCATACCTTTCTCTTGGAGGTGGGGACCGAGGACCTGCCTGCCCGTTTTGTCAGTAGTGCCCTCCGCCAGTGGCACACTTTGATTCCGCAAACCCTCAAAGAGCAGGGACTTACGGGGAAGGTCCAGGTTTGGGGAACCCCCCGCCGCCTGGCAGTCCTGATTGAAGGGCTACCGCCCCAACAGCCGGATCAAGCAATTGAGATCAAAGGGCCAGCGGCCACCGTGGCCTTTCGGGAAGGGGAACCCACCCCTGCCCTATTGGGGTTCCTGCGATCGCGCCAAGGCACCCTCGAGGAGATTGAAATTCGCGCCACAGAAAAGGGGGAGGTGGTCTATCTCAAGCAAGTTCGCCCTGGCCAACCAACTCCTCAACTCTTGACCGCCTTGGCGCAACAGTGGATTGCTGCCCTTGAGGGTCCTCGCTTCATGCGCTGGGGAGATGGCGATCTGCGCTTTTCCCGTCCCATTCGCTGGTTGGTGCTGCTGTGGGATGAGCAGGTGTTGCCCTTGGTCTTGGAAAGTCATTCTGTGTCCATTGCCAGCGATCGCACCACCTATGGCCATCGGGTGCTTTCTGAAGGCGCTATTGTCCTTAACCATGCCCAAGACTACGCCTCTGCCCTTGAAAAGGCAGGGGTCCTGGTGGATCCAGAAGCCCGCCAGCAACGGATTCGCGAGCAAATTGCCGCCCTTGCTGCCCAGGCAGGGGGATGGGTAGATTTAGAAGTGCCCCTTTTGGAGGAAGTCACCCACCTTGTGGAATGGCCCACAGCGGTCTTGGGGAGTTTTGAAGCCCGGTTTCTTGCTCTGCCCCTTGAGGTGATTACCACCGTATTGGTGTCCCATCAGCGGTATTTTCCCGTGTACACCGATGCGACTCGCCAGGCGTTGCTGCCGGTGTTCATCACGATTAGCAATGGCGATCCGGCGGCCACGCCCTTAATTCGTGCTGGGAATGAGCGGGTGATTCGGGCCCGCCTAGCGGATGCTGAGTTCTTCTACAGAGCGGATACGGCACAGCCCCTAGAGCACTACTGCGGAAAACTAGCCACGGTGACCTTCCAAGATGAATTGGGATCGATGGCGGACAAAGTGAAGCGGCTAACCGCTCTGGCGCGTCAAATTGCCACCGCTTTAAATTGTGCGGCTGCGGATATTGCTGCCATTGAACGCACAGCTTGCTTATGCAAAGCGGATCTAGTGACGCAGATGGTGGGGGAATTTCCTGAACTGCAGGGCTACATGGGACAAGTCTATGCCAGGGTCTCTGGGGAAGCCCCAGCGGTGGCCATGGGAATTTTTGAACATTATCTGCCTCGTTTTGCTGGCGATCGCCTGCCCCAAAGCCTCACGGGTCAGGTGGTGGGATTGGCTGATCGCTTGGATACCCTCGTCTCCCTCTTTGGCCTCGGCCTGTGTCCCACGGGTTCTTCGGATCCTTTTGCCCTACGGCGGGCGGCCAATGGGGTAATCACCATCCTCTGGCAGGGGGAACACCACCTAAATCTCCTCGCTCTGCTACAGGAGGCTGCCCAAGCCTTTTGTCGCCAATTTGCTGCCAAGCTCAGTGCCGCTGATTTAGAACAGCAACTGCGGCAGTTTTTTAGCCAACGGCTGCGGACACTGCTTCAAGAAGACCTAGGCATTGAGTATGACTTGGTGAATGCTGTGATTCCAGAGGATCAGCCGGAGTTGCAGACTCGTGCCCTCCAGGATGTGGTTGATGCCCGCGATCGCGCCCAATTTCTGCAAAAACTGCGCCAATCTGGTGACCTCATGGCCATTTACCCCACGGTGAACCGCGCTGCTCGCTTAGCACGCCAAGGCACCCTAAAGACAGACTGCCTCAATATCCGCGCAGTCAAGGCCAAGCACCTGCAAGCCCCCATTGAAAAGGAATTCTACAGTGCCCTCAAGGACATCTTGCCAACGGTGCAACAGGCCCAGGGGCAGCGGGCCTATGGCGAAATTGTGCGTGCTTTAGCCTCCCTTGCCCCGATTGTCAGTCGCTTCTTCGATGGGGAAGAAAGTGTGTTGGTGATGGCAGAGGATGCGACGCTGCGTGCCAATCGTTTAGCCCTCCTTGGTCTGTTGCGCAACTGTGCGGCAATTATTGGCGATTTTGGGGCGATTGTCCAAACCGAGAGCGTTCCATCAGCCCCATAG